In Achromobacter spanius, the following proteins share a genomic window:
- the speB gene encoding agmatinase: protein MSFTPERLAALRARFGGDNEASIHDAHFRAVAANIIDNSGTRSAPYAGMPTLLDAPARYIDWQSPDFGDLQVALAGVPMDLGASNRSGCRFGPRALRAIERVGPYNHVLRCTPTRDLRVADIGDVPMRSRFSLEQSHEDIESAYAQIQAAGVIPVSVGGDHSVTLPILRALGQREPVSLIHFDAHCDTGGPFDGSRFHHGGPFRQAVLDGVLDPTRTIQIGIRGSAEYLWEFSYESGMTVVHAEDIARVGLPGIIARARDVVGDTPVYVSFDIDCLDPAFAPGTGTPEVGGVTVREAQAILRGLAGINIIGGDVVEVAPAYDATANTAHAGAQILFEILSLISIRHAG from the coding sequence ATGAGCTTTACCCCGGAACGCCTCGCGGCGCTGCGCGCCCGCTTTGGCGGCGACAACGAAGCCTCCATCCATGACGCCCACTTTCGGGCGGTGGCCGCGAACATCATCGACAACAGCGGCACGCGCAGCGCGCCCTATGCCGGCATGCCCACCTTGCTGGACGCGCCCGCGCGATACATCGACTGGCAGTCGCCCGACTTCGGCGACCTGCAGGTGGCGCTGGCCGGCGTACCGATGGACCTGGGCGCCAGCAACCGCAGCGGTTGCCGCTTCGGGCCGCGCGCCTTGCGCGCCATTGAACGAGTCGGCCCATACAACCACGTGCTGCGCTGTACCCCCACGCGCGACCTGCGCGTGGCCGACATTGGCGACGTGCCCATGCGCAGCCGCTTCAGCCTGGAGCAATCGCACGAAGATATCGAAAGCGCCTATGCCCAGATCCAGGCGGCGGGCGTCATTCCCGTGTCGGTGGGCGGCGACCACTCCGTCACGCTGCCGATCCTGCGCGCGCTTGGCCAGCGCGAGCCGGTGTCGCTGATCCACTTTGACGCGCATTGCGACACGGGCGGGCCGTTCGACGGCAGCCGCTTCCATCATGGTGGCCCGTTCCGCCAGGCAGTGCTGGACGGCGTGCTGGACCCCACCCGCACCATCCAGATCGGTATTCGAGGGTCGGCGGAATACCTGTGGGAATTCTCGTATGAATCCGGCATGACGGTGGTGCATGCGGAAGACATCGCGCGCGTGGGTTTGCCCGGCATCATCGCGCGCGCCCGCGACGTCGTTGGCGACACGCCCGTGTATGTCTCCTTCGATATCGATTGCCTGGACCCCGCCTTCGCGCCGGGCACGGGCACGCCAGAGGTCGGGGGCGTGACGGTGCGCGAAGCGCAGGCGATATTGCGCGGGCTGGCCGGCATCAACATCATTGGTGGCGACGTGGTCGAAGTGGCGCCCGCCTATGACGCCACGGCGAACACGGCGCACGCGGGGGCGCAAATTCTGTTCGAAATTCTCAGCCTGATCAGCATTCGGCACGCGGGCTGA
- a CDS encoding sodium:solute symporter, which produces MILDIAVIAIYLAAMLLLGWFGMRRAKTHEDYLVAGRNLGPGLYMGTMAATVLGGASTVGTVRLGYTYGLSGFWLCGALGLGIIVLNRVLAKPLLKLRIFTVTQILERRFSTGAKHVSALVMMAYALMLAATSVIAIGTVMEVLFDLPFWVAVVVGGGIVAVYSALGGMWSLTLTDIVQFVIKTVGLMFVLLPICLMRVGGWDELVARLPAASFDLTSIGWSTIITYFVIYFLGILIGQEIWQRVFTARDERVARVAGTAAGLYCIVYGLVGALIGMTAQVLLPGLENANNAFAAIVQSQLPDGIRGLVIAAALAAMMSTASATMLATATVLAEDLLPALRGGRSFKDLRVHRVITLLAALSAVGIALVVDDVLSALTCAYNLLVGGMLVPLLGAIYWRRATTAGAVASMLLGCVAAIIFMVKDGLAANSPIYAALAASAASFVLISLMGRAGAPYGQPAAAPADAD; this is translated from the coding sequence ATGATCCTGGATATCGCCGTGATCGCGATTTACCTGGCGGCGATGCTGCTGCTGGGCTGGTTTGGCATGCGGCGCGCGAAGACGCATGAAGACTATCTGGTGGCGGGCCGCAACCTGGGGCCGGGCCTGTACATGGGCACCATGGCCGCCACCGTGCTGGGCGGCGCCAGCACGGTGGGCACGGTGCGGCTGGGGTATACCTACGGCCTGTCGGGGTTCTGGCTATGCGGGGCGCTGGGCCTGGGCATCATCGTGCTGAACCGGGTGCTGGCCAAGCCCTTGCTGAAACTGCGCATCTTTACCGTGACGCAGATCCTGGAACGGCGGTTCAGCACCGGCGCCAAGCACGTCAGCGCCTTGGTGATGATGGCCTATGCGCTGATGCTGGCGGCCACGTCCGTCATCGCCATCGGCACGGTGATGGAAGTGCTGTTCGACCTGCCGTTCTGGGTAGCGGTGGTGGTGGGCGGCGGCATTGTCGCGGTGTATTCGGCGCTGGGCGGCATGTGGTCGCTGACGCTGACCGACATTGTCCAGTTCGTGATCAAGACGGTGGGGCTGATGTTCGTGTTGCTGCCCATCTGTCTGATGCGGGTCGGGGGCTGGGACGAACTTGTCGCCCGCCTGCCCGCCGCCAGCTTCGACCTGACCTCGATTGGTTGGAGCACGATCATCACGTACTTCGTCATTTACTTCCTGGGCATCCTGATCGGCCAGGAGATATGGCAGCGCGTGTTCACCGCCCGCGATGAGCGCGTGGCGCGCGTGGCGGGCACCGCCGCCGGCTTGTATTGCATTGTCTACGGCCTGGTCGGCGCCTTGATAGGCATGACGGCACAGGTGCTGCTTCCCGGTTTGGAAAACGCCAACAACGCCTTCGCGGCCATCGTGCAATCGCAGTTGCCGGACGGCATACGCGGGCTGGTCATCGCCGCGGCGCTGGCGGCCATGATGTCGACCGCCAGCGCCACGATGCTGGCCACGGCCACGGTACTGGCCGAAGACCTGCTGCCGGCCCTGCGTGGCGGGCGGTCTTTCAAGGACCTGCGCGTGCACCGCGTGATCACGCTGCTGGCGGCGCTGTCGGCGGTGGGCATTGCGCTGGTGGTCGACGACGTGCTCAGCGCGCTGACCTGCGCCTACAACCTGTTGGTGGGCGGCATGCTCGTGCCCTTGTTGGGCGCCATCTACTGGCGCCGCGCGACCACGGCCGGGGCCGTTGCCAGCATGTTGCTGGGCTGCGTGGCCGCGATCATCTTCATGGTCAAGGACGGCCTGGCGGCGAACTCGCCGATCTACGCGGCGCTGGCGGCCAGCGCGGCCAGCTTCGTGCTGATCAGCCTGATGGGACGCGCCGGCGCGCCTTATGGCCAGCCCGCGGCGGCGCCGGCGGATGCCGACTGA
- a CDS encoding LysR family transcriptional regulator — MLSQVSDLDIRLIRVFLAIVDAGGLSAAQEILGVGQSTISSQLATLETRLDFRLCERGRGGFRLTAKGQRFERLARGAVASLNDFSAQARNMHRQLVGDLTLGLIGDATMAHNVRVGHAIASFRQRDEAVRLSVLIRGPRELEELLLKDDIQIAVGYFLHRVPMLEYTPLFQERQVAYCGATHPLAARAGRVTVDDVADADWTWRTYPLPEASFTGRPRRITSQADNMEAAAMLILSGAHLGYLPEHFAAPYVTAGLLHALDANTFHYEVDISMVAKKRRYLNDITVAFMEDISKAMGVQGQAGDAMAAPAQHERTAF, encoded by the coding sequence ATGCTTTCTCAAGTTTCTGATCTTGATATCCGCTTGATCCGCGTCTTCCTCGCCATCGTCGACGCGGGCGGCTTGTCGGCCGCACAAGAAATACTGGGCGTCGGCCAGTCCACCATCAGCAGCCAGTTGGCCACCCTGGAAACCCGGCTTGACTTCAGGCTGTGCGAACGCGGACGCGGGGGCTTTCGGCTCACGGCGAAAGGGCAGCGCTTTGAAAGACTGGCGCGTGGCGCGGTCGCCTCGCTGAACGACTTCAGCGCACAGGCACGCAACATGCATCGGCAGTTGGTGGGCGACCTGACGCTGGGCTTGATAGGAGACGCCACGATGGCGCACAACGTGCGTGTCGGACACGCCATTGCCAGCTTTCGTCAACGGGACGAAGCCGTTCGCTTATCAGTACTGATCCGGGGACCGCGCGAGCTGGAGGAATTGCTGTTGAAGGACGACATACAGATCGCCGTGGGCTACTTCCTGCATCGTGTCCCCATGCTGGAGTACACCCCGCTGTTCCAGGAGCGCCAGGTGGCGTACTGTGGCGCGACGCATCCGCTGGCTGCGCGCGCGGGCCGCGTCACGGTCGATGACGTGGCCGATGCCGACTGGACCTGGCGCACCTATCCCCTGCCGGAAGCCTCGTTCACCGGCCGCCCCCGGCGCATCACCTCGCAAGCCGACAACATGGAAGCCGCCGCGATGTTGATCCTGTCCGGCGCGCATCTGGGGTATTTGCCCGAGCACTTCGCCGCGCCCTATGTCACAGCCGGCTTGCTGCATGCGCTGGACGCAAACACCTTTCACTACGAGGTGGACATCAGCATGGTTGCCAAGAAGCGCCGCTACCTGAACGACATCACGGTCGCGTTCATGGAAGACATCAGCAAAGCGATGGGGGTACAGGGCCAGGCAGGCGACGCCATGGCGGCCCCCGCACAGCACGAGCGCACCGCCTTCTGA
- a CDS encoding YcjF family protein encodes MPLRPDSPALQDAIADAISTATRGAGRVNILIAGKTGVGKSTLINAVFRGELAKTGAGKPVTQTTQEYTKAGHPLTIIDTRGLEVSDYARSRQQLTDLIQERSASDDQDKHLHVAWLCIQDSSHRVEDAEIELADMLANAGIPVVVVLTKARKNSAFVEQARALLPRAKQVVAVRALPEWIEELDAELPPMGLDKLIEVTAEYIPESQQRAYANALSTRNKKALEVKKKRAEIEVNVAAGLAASAAAAPIPFSDAFALVPIQVGMIAKIGITFGMELDTAAITTLVTSTLGASAATLIGRSVVSGMLKFIPGAGSAVGGTIAATTAGAITKLLGNAYVAVLYDFCQKNPGKDIDIGMIAQALKQRVKL; translated from the coding sequence ATGCCTCTACGCCCCGACTCCCCCGCCTTGCAGGACGCCATCGCCGACGCCATCAGCACGGCCACGCGCGGCGCGGGCCGCGTGAACATCCTGATCGCGGGCAAGACGGGGGTAGGCAAAAGCACGCTGATCAACGCGGTGTTCCGGGGCGAACTGGCCAAGACCGGGGCGGGCAAACCCGTCACCCAGACCACCCAGGAATACACCAAGGCCGGTCACCCGCTGACCATCATCGACACGCGCGGCCTGGAAGTCAGCGACTACGCGCGCTCGCGCCAGCAGTTGACGGACCTGATCCAGGAACGCTCCGCGTCCGACGACCAGGACAAGCACCTGCACGTGGCCTGGCTTTGCATCCAGGACAGCAGCCATCGCGTGGAAGACGCCGAGATCGAGCTTGCCGACATGCTGGCCAACGCCGGCATCCCGGTGGTGGTGGTGCTGACCAAGGCCCGCAAGAACAGCGCGTTCGTCGAGCAGGCGCGCGCCCTGCTGCCGCGCGCCAAGCAAGTGGTGGCGGTGCGGGCGCTGCCGGAATGGATCGAGGAACTGGACGCGGAACTGCCGCCGATGGGCCTGGACAAGCTGATCGAGGTCACGGCCGAGTACATCCCGGAGTCACAGCAGCGGGCCTACGCCAACGCACTGTCCACCCGCAACAAGAAGGCCCTGGAAGTAAAAAAAAAGCGGGCTGAGATAGAGGTCAACGTGGCCGCCGGCCTGGCCGCGTCGGCCGCCGCCGCGCCCATTCCGTTTTCCGATGCCTTCGCGCTGGTGCCGATCCAGGTGGGCATGATCGCCAAGATCGGCATCACCTTCGGCATGGAACTGGACACCGCCGCCATCACCACGCTGGTGACATCCACACTGGGCGCCTCGGCCGCCACGCTGATCGGCCGGTCAGTCGTGTCGGGCATGCTGAAGTTCATACCCGGCGCGGGCAGCGCCGTGGGCGGCACCATCGCCGCCACCACCGCCGGCGCCATCACCAAGCTGCTGGGCAATGCCTACGTGGCGGTGCTGTACGACTTTTGCCAGAAGAACCCGGGCAAGGACATCGACATCGGCATGATCGCGCAGGCACTCAAGCAGCGGGTAAAGCTCTAA
- a CDS encoding putative bifunctional diguanylate cyclase/phosphodiesterase yields MIIDNSDVMYRHLVQGVVDYAIYMLHPDGTVANWNAGAQRAKGYTQEEIVGKNFACFYSEADQASGLPQRGLATAREQGRFEAEGWRVRKDGTLFWANVVIDAIHDDQGALLGFAKVTRDITERREREQQLVRAKELAEHYNTELASLSSFLDAVVSHIPSCVLVLDAVSRNILLANRQAETTFGATRADMLGKTAQQCLPAPVCEFFDRLTNDALRTDGALREAEEELVTARGLRTLRTRTLVFHSSDPRSRYALLISDDVTDENAAHAQVRYMAHHDTLTGMPNRRLFREQLLKALQNRAADRRTAVLCLDLDNFKSVNDTLGHPCGDELLRLFAKRLPKVLREQDTLARLGGDEFAVVLPNIGQQEDVRKLVDRLIEAVRQPFEVDGHTVPVTVSIGIALAETPDYTADHLLRYADMALYEAKRNGRNRLAFFEPEMEAAALKRHEIEMDLRQAIMGQQFQLHYQPILDASHVRIVGREALMRWQHPVKGLIMPDDFIPIAEETGLIHELGAFTLHEACAEAMRWDDHETVAVNLSATQFTNSALVSLVESALSNSGLPAWRLELEITESVLLANSATNLSTLNRLKALGVKVALDDFGTGYSSLGYLRSFDFDKIKIDKSFTQDVESSKEALAIIRAINGIGRSLDIPTTAEGVETAAQLERLTQEGCSHFQGYLLGRPVSHETPPDDAT; encoded by the coding sequence ATGATCATCGACAACTCCGACGTCATGTACCGGCATCTTGTGCAGGGTGTCGTCGACTACGCCATCTACATGCTGCATCCGGACGGCACCGTCGCCAACTGGAACGCCGGGGCGCAACGCGCCAAGGGCTACACACAGGAAGAAATCGTCGGCAAGAACTTCGCTTGCTTCTACAGCGAAGCAGACCAGGCGTCGGGCCTGCCGCAACGCGGACTGGCCACCGCCCGCGAACAAGGCCGCTTTGAAGCTGAAGGGTGGCGGGTCCGCAAGGACGGCACGCTGTTCTGGGCCAACGTGGTGATCGATGCCATCCACGACGACCAGGGCGCGCTGCTGGGCTTTGCCAAAGTCACGCGGGACATCACCGAACGGCGTGAACGCGAACAGCAGCTTGTCCGCGCCAAAGAGCTGGCCGAGCACTACAACACCGAGCTGGCCTCGCTGTCGAGCTTCCTGGACGCCGTGGTGTCGCACATCCCGTCGTGCGTGCTGGTGCTGGATGCCGTGTCGCGCAACATCCTGCTGGCCAACCGCCAGGCCGAAACCACGTTCGGCGCCACCCGCGCCGACATGTTGGGCAAGACTGCCCAGCAATGCCTGCCCGCGCCGGTCTGCGAATTTTTCGACCGCCTGACCAACGATGCCCTGCGCACGGACGGCGCGCTGCGCGAAGCCGAAGAAGAACTGGTCACCGCGCGCGGCCTGCGCACCTTGCGCACGCGCACGCTGGTGTTCCACAGCAGCGACCCGCGCTCGCGCTACGCGCTCTTGATCTCCGACGACGTCACCGACGAAAACGCGGCCCACGCGCAGGTGCGCTACATGGCGCACCACGACACGCTGACCGGCATGCCCAACCGCCGGCTGTTTCGCGAACAACTGCTCAAGGCGCTGCAAAACCGCGCCGCCGACCGCCGCACCGCCGTGCTGTGCCTGGACCTGGACAACTTCAAGAGCGTGAACGATACGCTGGGCCACCCCTGCGGCGACGAGCTGCTGCGCCTGTTCGCCAAGCGCCTGCCCAAGGTGCTGCGCGAGCAGGACACGCTTGCCCGGCTGGGTGGCGACGAATTCGCCGTGGTGCTGCCCAACATCGGCCAGCAAGAAGATGTGCGCAAGCTGGTCGACCGCTTGATCGAGGCGGTGCGCCAGCCTTTCGAGGTGGACGGCCATACCGTGCCCGTTACCGTCAGCATCGGCATCGCGCTGGCCGAAACGCCGGACTACACGGCTGACCACCTGCTGCGCTACGCCGACATGGCGCTGTATGAAGCCAAGCGCAACGGGCGCAACCGCCTGGCGTTCTTCGAACCGGAAATGGAAGCCGCCGCGCTCAAGCGCCATGAAATCGAGATGGACCTGCGCCAGGCCATCATGGGGCAGCAGTTTCAATTGCATTACCAGCCCATCCTGGATGCCAGCCATGTCCGCATCGTGGGCCGCGAGGCGCTGATGCGTTGGCAGCATCCGGTGAAGGGCCTGATCATGCCCGACGACTTCATCCCCATCGCCGAAGAGACCGGGCTGATCCACGAGCTGGGCGCCTTCACCCTGCACGAGGCGTGCGCCGAAGCCATGCGCTGGGACGACCACGAAACCGTGGCGGTCAACCTGTCGGCCACCCAGTTCACCAACAGCGCGCTGGTGTCGCTGGTGGAGTCGGCCCTGTCCAATTCCGGCCTGCCCGCGTGGCGCCTGGAACTGGAGATTACCGAGTCGGTGCTGCTGGCGAACTCCGCCACCAACCTGAGCACCCTGAACCGCCTGAAGGCGCTGGGCGTGAAGGTGGCGCTGGACGACTTCGGCACCGGCTATTCATCGCTGGGCTATCTGCGGTCGTTCGACTTCGACAAGATCAAAATCGACAAGTCGTTCACGCAAGATGTGGAATCCAGCAAGGAAGCGCTGGCCATCATCCGCGCCATCAACGGCATCGGGCGCAGCCTGGACATTCCCACCACCGCCGAAGGCGTGGAAACCGCCGCGCAACTGGAGCGGCTGACCCAAGAGGGCTGCTCGCACTTCCAGGGCTATCTGCTGGGCCGTCCGGTGTCGCACGAAACGCCGCCGGACGACGCGACGTAG
- a CDS encoding DUF1059 domain-containing protein, translating to MSRKYIDCREYPSELNCSVALVADTDDELLEAAVQHATTVHKHANTPELRTLLKGMFHDGTPSVETPPPA from the coding sequence ATGAGCCGCAAATACATCGATTGCCGCGAATACCCAAGCGAGCTGAACTGCTCGGTGGCCTTGGTCGCGGATACCGACGACGAACTGCTGGAAGCCGCCGTGCAGCACGCCACGACCGTACACAAACATGCCAACACGCCGGAGCTACGGACTCTGCTGAAAGGCATGTTCCACGACGGCACACCCTCGGTCGAGACGCCCCCGCCCGCGTGA
- a CDS encoding ornithine cyclodeaminase — translation MTTLLTTSDVANIMALQGSQKVYTELLDYVLADFLRWQEFDKCARVASHSPNGVIELMPTADHELYSFKFVNGHPNNPHAGLSTVMAFGALAQVNTGEPLLISELTLTTALRTAVTSALAARALARPDSRSMALIGNGAQAEFQALAFHTVLGIDTLHVYDVDEDATRKLQANLAAVAPSLRVVRFDGTAQAVKGVDIVTTVTADKAYATILCADMVEPGMHINALGGDCPGKTELHADVLKMGPVFVEYEPQTRIEGDLQQMPADFPVTELWRVLTGQADGRQSASDVTIFDSVGFALEDFSALRWLRDSAARLGVGTRIEVAPQLQDPKNLFDVVRAATRVTTGGAG, via the coding sequence ATGACGACACTGCTCACGACGTCGGATGTGGCCAACATCATGGCCTTGCAAGGCTCGCAAAAGGTCTACACCGAACTGCTCGACTACGTGCTGGCGGACTTTTTGCGATGGCAGGAATTCGACAAGTGCGCGCGCGTCGCCAGCCATTCCCCCAACGGCGTCATCGAATTGATGCCCACCGCCGACCACGAGCTCTACAGCTTCAAGTTCGTGAATGGCCACCCCAATAATCCGCATGCCGGCCTATCCACCGTGATGGCCTTCGGCGCGCTGGCGCAAGTCAACACGGGTGAGCCGCTGCTGATCAGCGAACTGACGCTGACCACCGCCCTGCGCACCGCTGTCACCTCTGCCTTGGCCGCGCGGGCATTGGCGCGGCCGGATTCGCGGTCGATGGCCCTGATCGGCAACGGCGCGCAAGCCGAATTCCAGGCGCTGGCTTTCCACACCGTGCTGGGCATCGACACGCTGCACGTGTACGACGTGGACGAAGACGCCACCCGCAAGCTGCAAGCCAACCTGGCCGCCGTCGCGCCGTCCTTGCGCGTCGTCCGCTTTGATGGCACCGCCCAGGCCGTCAAGGGCGTGGACATCGTCACTACCGTGACGGCCGACAAGGCCTACGCCACGATTCTTTGCGCCGACATGGTCGAGCCGGGCATGCACATCAATGCCTTGGGCGGCGATTGCCCCGGCAAGACCGAGCTGCATGCCGATGTGTTGAAGATGGGCCCGGTGTTCGTTGAATACGAACCGCAGACCCGCATTGAAGGTGACTTGCAGCAGATGCCCGCGGATTTCCCGGTGACGGAATTGTGGCGTGTGCTGACGGGCCAGGCGGACGGCCGCCAGAGCGCGTCCGACGTGACCATCTTTGATTCGGTGGGATTCGCGCTGGAGGACTTTTCGGCGCTGCGCTGGCTGCGCGACAGCGCTGCCCGGCTGGGCGTGGGCACCCGCATTGAAGTGGCGCCGCAATTGCAAGACCCCAAGAACCTGTTCGACGTGGTGCGCGCGGCAACCCGCGTCACGACGGGTGGCGCGGGTTGA
- a CDS encoding Lrp/AsnC family transcriptional regulator — translation MDTLDQSLLGLLRANARLSIATLAKKLDVSRGTIDNRIRKLEERGIIVGHTVRLRPEAETDDIVAWMSIAVEGHETRKIVNLLMGEPAVAGLHDTNGRWDLLAELRVPTIDQLSEVLDRLRTLKGISATETSIHLKTFKAI, via the coding sequence ATGGACACGCTAGACCAAAGCCTGCTTGGGCTGCTGCGCGCGAACGCCCGCCTGTCGATCGCCACCCTGGCCAAGAAACTGGACGTGTCGCGCGGCACCATCGATAACCGCATCCGCAAGCTGGAAGAGCGGGGCATCATCGTTGGTCATACCGTGCGGCTGCGCCCCGAAGCTGAAACCGACGACATCGTGGCGTGGATGAGCATCGCCGTAGAAGGCCACGAAACCCGCAAGATCGTGAACTTGCTGATGGGTGAGCCCGCCGTGGCGGGCCTGCATGACACGAACGGGCGTTGGGACTTGCTGGCGGAACTGCGCGTGCCCACCATCGACCAGTTGTCCGAAGTGCTGGACCGGCTGCGCACCCTCAAAGGCATCTCGGCCACCGAGACCAGCATTCACTTGAAGACCTTCAAGGCCATCTGA